The Lycium ferocissimum isolate CSIRO_LF1 chromosome 1, AGI_CSIRO_Lferr_CH_V1, whole genome shotgun sequence genome includes a region encoding these proteins:
- the LOC132056133 gene encoding uncharacterized protein LOC132056133, with product MSARLMKKILKEQEPQQQQLLNSEEEDESESSPPSATFRNPFDLLDDDEDDGVDQEDKADINDRSSIDNSDEKQYSTTKTTPEAFVLSDSKFKKKKKKKNKEKSQPGAKDNENSWNESLEQLSIKDDSSHPEHVASDPGKHNPTNLNGRGKAVKQFTSSVLQVDPKFLNAENELRRIFGSKVVNSFEKGHQTGSSRQSRGGRRGSQSHRKTILVSPLEHWPRWDGSLSMELVETRDGISEFRYVHTSSYSQAQKAFESAKAVHDFNGIVNILLHHPYHVDSLITLAEYYKFSGEQQMSADCTARCLYALECAWHPMFTPLMGHCQLKFSCEINKPLFSALFAHMKNMDRRGCHRSALELCKLLLQLDSDDPMGVLFCIDYYSLRAEEYTWLEQFSEQYKSDNSLWLFPNFSYSLAVCRYYVENEEHAKETEVKDLKASSTDLMKQALMLHPSVVKKLVSKVPLKDKAWASIIKHNFFSSDKTGTPSLDHLINIYVERSYLVWRLPDLQKFLRDAALSVIETMQNDGTDARDWTCVRKEAFSSEKNEYSHLMVSDFSDSVPTLPADNLQNFMVDPRGEVPNDAVQPANHRVQDLTDRNAIAVLLESMLPWINYGSGHDQHDHDEQANEG from the exons atgtcggcTCGTTTGATGAAGAAAATCTTGAAAGAACAAGaacctcaacaacaacaactactcaACAgcgaagaagaagatgaatctGAATCATCTCCTCCTTCTGCTACCTTTCGTAATCCATTCGATCTCCTTGACGACGACGAAGATGATGGTGTTGACCAG GAAGACAAGGCAGATATCAATGATAGATCCTCAATCGACAACAGCGATGAGAAGCAGTACTCCACCACAAAAACCACTCCTGAAGCATTTGTGTTGTCAGATAGCAaatttaagaagaagaaaaagaagaaaaacaaggaGAAGTCACAACCAGGAGCTAAGGATAATGAGAACTCTTGGAATGAGTCATTAGAACAGTTATCAATTAAAGATGACTCTTCTCATCCTGAGCATGTTGCTTCTGATCCTGGAAAACATAATCCGACAAATTTAAATGGCAGAGGGAAGGCGGTCAAGCAGTTTACATCTTCTGTCTTACAAGTAGACCCGAAATTTCTTAATGCAGAAAATGAACTTCGAAGAATATTTGGTTCTAAAGTGGTGAATTCATTCGAAAAAGGTCATCAAACTGGAAGTTCTAGACAGTCAAGAGGTGGACGACGTGGAAGCCAGAGCCATCGAAAGACTATTCTTGTTAGTCCTTTAGAACATTGGCCAAGGTGGGATGGATCACTGTCGATGGAACTTGTGGAAACCAGAGATGGGATATCTGAGTTTAG GTatgtacatacatcatcatacagCCAAGCCCAGAAAGCATTTGAAAGTGCTAAGGCAGTTCATGATTTTAATGGTATTGTGAATATTCTATTGCATCATCCGTATCATGTTGATTCACTCATTACTTTAGCCGAATATTACAAATTCAGTGGTGAACAACAAATGTCGGCTGATTGTACTGCTAGATGTCTGTATGCATTGGAATGTGCTTGGCATCCAATGTTCACTCCTTTGATGGGCCACTGTCAACTAAAGTTTAGTTGTGAAATCAACAAACCGTTGTTCTCTGCGCTTTTCGCCCACATGAAAAACATGGATAGACGTGGCTGCCATCGGTCTGCCCTTGAGCTCTGCAAATTATTGCTTCAACTAGATTCAGACGATCCAATGGGTGTCTTGTTCTGCATTGACTACTATTCTTTAAGAGCGGAGGAGTACACATGGCTTGAACAGTTCTCTGAGCAATATAAGAGTGATAATTCCTTgtggttatttccaaatttctccTATTCTCTTGCTGTGTGCCGGTACTACGTCGAAAATGAGGAACATGCTAAAGAAACAGAGGTAAAAGATTTAAAAGCTTCATCAACAGATCTTATGAAGCAGGCATTGATGCTACATCCATCAGTCGTGAAAAAGTTGGTGTCGAAGGTACCCTTGAAGGATAAAGCCTGGGCTAGCATAATCAAGCACAATTTCTTTAGCTCTGATAAAACAGGGACACCTTCCTTGGATCACTTGATCAATATATATGTCGAAAGGAGCTATCTTGTATGGAGGCTTCCTGACCTCCAGAAGTTTCTTAGGGATGCTGCACTTTCGGTGATTGAGACAATGCAGAATGATGGAACTGATGCCAGAGACTGGACGTGTGTTAGAAAAGAAGCGTTTTCATCTGAGAAAAATGA GTATTCTCACTTGATGGTATCAGATTTCTCTGATTCAGTTCCGACTTTGCCTGCTGATAACTTGCAAAATTTCATGGTTGACCCGAGGGGAGAGGTGCCAAATGATGCAGTACAGCCTGCAAACCACCGTGTCCAAGATCTGACAGATCGAAACGCAATTGCTGTCTTGCTTGAGTCTATGTTACCGTGGATCAACTACGGTTCAGGCCATGACCAGCACGATCATGATGAGCAGGCCAATGAAGGATAG